The genomic segment CTGTCCCTGTCACTATCTGTGTGGATGCCTGTGGACCTCAGGGTGTGTGTCCCTGTGCTCTTCCGTGTGTATCTTTCCCAGTGATGGCAAAACAGCAGGACGTAGTTTCCCCGGATTCTCTCCCTTGGATGGCAGGCAGGGTGATGTTATTTCATGAGACACCTGCTCTGCACccctgccctaggctctgttggacCCCTGGGGGTGGCCTTTTCTCCGTCACTTCGTCTGGTTTATTCCTGTTTGATCAGAGTAGCAACCCACCCTCTTGAGGCAGCCATCCGATGAGCCCCGGGTCCCGGCTGTGGACCCctggccaggggtggggagggactgcTCTGAGACACTTAGCCAGGGTGGCTGTTCTGTTGCAAGATGCTACCCGAgaacaccccccaacacacacctgACCGTTTTTGGGGTGCAGAATTCTAGACCCGTCAGGCTGTGTGGTACCATCTTGGGTCAGGGGTGGGGGCTGCCATGTCTCCCTTCATCTGAGCGCACCCACAAACCAAGTGGCCACacgcgtgtgtgcatgtgtcatGACTCGTGCGTCATCCCAGTGGCCCTGGGGGCCAGGGCTCACAGTGAATGTCAGAGGCAGGTGGTGGGCGGCTCAGAGCCGCGCTGCGTGAAGGGGGCTGCGGGGAGCTCCCAGCAACCACTGGAGAGGCCCTGATCTCAACGTGTGCCTTAGGCCTTGAGTGGGAGAAGAGTGTACCCAGTTGTGCAGGGGCTGGAAGGCATTTCCGGGTGACTTTGTGCTGACCAGAAGGGGAGACTGGGTCACCAAGTGCCCTGCACCCCCTGTGCAAACAGCCTCCACACCCAGCATCTTATTTGGTCCTCAGAcccattcctgtcctgccccttcctccttACCCAGCTGTAATTTccacttcacaggtgaggaaactgaggctaagtgCGGGGCTGCCAAGGCCTCAGAGTTTGATGTCATTACTGGAGCTCCGCTGCAGGCTTCTAGGTCTAGGAGGGTGGGGTACCACCCACATTCCTCCTGCAGGGAAACCTACACAGGGGTGAGGGTCTCCTGGGCATCTGAAAGTTCTAGAAGAGGTcactcctcccacccaccccatttGTCATCCCTGTTACAAATAACTCATTAGATTAAAACACTgatttcctgggaattccctggtggtccagcagttaagactctgcgctctcattgctgagggcccaggttcaacccacATGATTTTCTAGCTCACCCGCCTCCTGAGGTTCCCCACAAGGCCGGAAGGTCAAAATCCCCAGCATTCACTGCAGAGCTTCCATACCTCTGTTCCACCTTGAGCTTTGAGAACCTGCACTCGACTTTGAACTTCACCATGGTTCCCAATGGCTCTGCCATTCCCACTGCTGAAATGCCCTTTGCCTGGTAAACTCTCACTGACCCTTTTGTGAAACCTAATTGGCTCTCCAGGCTGATGACCTTCAGCTGCCCGCCTGCTCCTCTGTGATCCCAAAGCATTTTGTTCATCACTCTCGCTCGGGGCACTTGCCAGAGTGTAGCCTCCCTAGCGCTCCGCCTGTTTGGCTCTCACCAGTCAGGTCTCACCTGTGAGCTCCTCTAGGAACCCACGGATACCTGTGGTGAATGAATGACCACTGTCCCTCCCGCTGGCGGGGAGCATCCTTCCTGCGGTCTAACCTGAGCTGCTCCTGCTGCAGCGCACGCGGTGGGGAGGGTGAGAGCGACGCCGGGCTAAGGGTGCGCCGGGCCAGAGCGGCGGCAGGTGGGCGCGGCCGGCCGACCCCCGGGGGCGCCGCCGCCCTGCCCGCGACCCCGGCCCGCGCCGCCGCTGGCGCCTCTTCGCCCCGGTAACCGCTAGTGGCTGCTGTCGCTCAGTGGAGCCCAAGGAGACCGCGGCCAGAGCGTCCACCGCGCAAGATGGTGGCTCCCGAGACTCAGTGAGTGCGTGCGTGCGGGggccgggaggggagggggccgggcGGGGCGCCCCCTCCAGGAACCTCCAGGCAGGGGGCGGCCACGGGGGCTGGGGGTCCTGCGGGAGAGGCGGCACGGCGCGGGCGGCGCCCATCGAAGAGCTCCTGCACCACGCGCCCCCCAGAGGAAGTTCCCCAGCCCTCCGCATCCAGGCCCCGGGAGGATGGGCTGCCAGGGGACGGGGCTCCTGCCCCTACTCTGCCGGGAGCGTGGACTCCTCTTGGTGGGGTCCCGAAAGTAGGAGACCCAAAGAAGcctggggaggggactggggacCCCCATCCTGGGGCCATATAGACACTGTTTGAGGCTTAAGtgctggggtggagtggggaccACCGGCCAACACACATCGCCCCAGGGGCCCCTCAAGAGTCACGTCTTACATCCCGCCCCACCCAGCCGGTTCCCTCAGGTTGAGGTAGGAGAATGTCAGTGGCTTTTGCCTGCGTCTTTTAGAGCCGCGCTGTTCGGTAGAACTTTCTGGGATGCTGTATATGTTCTCTATCTGGGCCATCTAGTacaatagccactagccacacatgGTTATTGAGAACTTGAAGTGTGGCTCGTGtggctgaggaactgaatttttaaaaatttaaaattctggggAATTCcaaggcggtccagtggttaggactctgcgcttccactgccgagggcgtgcgttcgatccctggttggggaactaagatccctgcaagccacgtggtgtgaccataaaaaaaaaaaattaaaattctgattaattttaaacagtcacatgtggctggtggctaccctATTGGACAGTACAGTTTCAGAATCTCCATCTTcccaggcctcctccctccctactCTCTTGTTCTTTTCTCAAAAACCCAGAAGGGTGTCACCTTGACTTTGCACCTCCGCTCCATTCTAAGACTCTTTGGGTGGTGGGCTAGACAAAGTCACAGAATCACGGGACCTTAGGAGGAAAGGACGTCAAAGGCAGCTGTTTTAGCCACCCAAAAGGTGCCCAGGTGTCCTCTCCattgctctctctgcctgagaGCTTGTGCTTCCTGACTCATTCACTGCTCAAATTTTGTGGAGCACCTGCTGGGGGCCAGCCGGTGGTTCCCTTCTCTGGAGTCCAGAGAGGAACAAGTAAATTACCTTACCTGCCCTCAGGGAATTTTCCAGGGGAGGGGGGCGGACGGCAAGAGCGCAAGcaatacacagaaataagcaTATCTGTAAACTTTGGGGAGTGCGCTGGAGGGAACAAACGGGGCAGTGACAGAAAATAAGGGGACTTGCTGGGGAAGGATAATTAGAGAAGCCTCCCCTGAAGATGTCATTATGCTAAGACCAGAGGGAAAGTGGATTAGGCAAAGtgttgggagggagggtgggaacaTTCTGGAAGAAGtcgcagcatgtgcaaaggttcTGGCGATGGGACTGTGGCACTCTGGAGGAAGAGAAGGCCAGTGTagctggaaggggagggaggcacaagtGGCTCCCAGAGAGGTCAGCAGTGCCTGGGCATTTGGTAGGTCTTGAAAGGGATTCTGGTGCTGGCCTCAGAGCAATGGGCAGTCATGGAGGGATTTTAAGCTGTATGTTTTAAAAAGCCCCCTCTGGCTACTGAGAGTCTCTGACCCCAGACAGGGGTAAGAGTGGAGACCCAGAGTGCCATCGGGAAGCAACTGCCGTAGTCcaagcaagagatgatggtggcctggacaGGGAAGGTGGCAGTGGCATGGAGAGAAGGGATGACTTAGAGGTAGATCGTAGAGGTGGAATCAACAGGACCTGTGGACAGACCAGGTCCTGATGCGGAAGAGAGTGGGGGTTGGATGGGCAGTTTTTCCAGCCGGAGCAGCTGGGTGGGAGAAAGGGCCGTTTTCCTGAGCGGGGCAGCCTGGGAGAGGAGCATATTTTGTAGGGACAGATACAGGAGAGATCTGTTTAGAAAAGCCAGGAAGGCAGTTGGATAGAAAGGTGTGGTGCCCAGAGGAGGGTCCTGTAGAGATGGTTCTGAGCTCTTGGGACAGTTTGAGATAGGGAAGAAGAGGATGAGATGACATCAGAGGAGTGGCTGATGGGAGCAAGGAAAACCAGGGGCTGTGGTGTCCTGGAAGGCAAGAGAAAAGTGTGTTTCAGGGGGGTGTGATGAGCAATACCAACTGCCACTCAGAGTCCAGGGGAAGAGGACCAGCAAGGTTCACCCACTTCTGGCAACATGGAGTGCTTCTCCTTACACTGAATGGGCTGCCCGTGGAATTCTACTCATCTGCCCTTACTCTACCTACCTACTAAGCGCCAGGTTCCACACAGGGCGCTGGGTGTAATATCAGGTGGGCAAGACAGTCACTGCTTTCTCAGAGTTTAGAATCAGCTAAACCAACAGCCTCAGAAACAGGAagttgttgggacttccctggcggtccagtggttgggactttgccttccagttccgggggtgcaggttcgatccctggtcaggggagctgggatcccgcatgcctcccGGCCGAagaaccaaaacagaagcaatattgtaacaagttcagTGAAGACTTTgaaaatagtccacatcaaaaaaaatcttaaaaaaaaaaaaccaagaagttGTTTCATATAGCCAAAATAATCCTTTCGTTCTTTTAAACAACCAGTTTTTGCTGAGAGCCATCTGCGTGCCTAGTCCTGTACAGGGACGTAGAggtacaaaaatgaacaaatgtgaTCTTGACCTTCCAGGAACCAAGTACAGAGATACGTCGAGCATCCCTGCGTTCACCATATTGTGTTACAAAGACTCATACACAGGGAATTATGGGAGAATAGAGGACAGGTACCAGCCCAGGTTCGGGGGGGGGGGATTAGGGTGGCAGAGGGGATGCCTGAGCTGCTTTCCAGGTATGAATGGGAAATAGCCAGGGAAAGAGGAGGGATAGGGAGTTCCAGGCACAGGGGATGGAGGCAGGAGCAGAAATAACAGTAATGTGTGTGGGACATGGGAAGCCTTTGGAGCTGGCTGAGCAGACAGGAGTGGGAAGGCTCTGGAGGTGTCCAGAGGCTGGGGGGGGTCTCGCTAGCTCATGGTGAGGTATGTAGACTTAGGCAATGGACACCACCAGAGAGGCGGAAGCAGGGCAGTGACACAGTGGGATCTGTGTGTGGCCTTGCTCTCTGGCCGGTACGTGAGGTATGAATGTGGTGGAACAAAGGCAGAGGCGGAAGCCGCTGCGTAATCCAGGTGAGACGGTGCAGGCCAGGGTCTCAGCATGGCCTGTGGAGTCAGGGGGACTTGGGTTCTAATTCCACCCCAGCCACTTACTGCTTGGCAAacctcgggcaagtcacttaaagctcccgagcttcagtttcctcctgtccAAAGTGAGGATGATAGCATCCTCAGAGAGTACTTGCAAGAGTAATCTTGGTCTCCTGATGGGGTCACCCCAGtccttagcacagggcctgagtCAGTTCGTGCTCGGTAAATGGTAGTTACCGCTGTTGTTATCAGTAACcatggaggggaggggcaggtgtgAGAGATAATGAGGAAGCAGAGGTGGCAGGTCTTGGCCATCAGCTGGACTCCTCATCCTCGCCTCACGCCTGGcgtggtggtggagggagggaggtagaggCAACCAGCTGGCTGCCTTTAGTCAGGAACCCAGCCCCCGCTTCTGGGCTACCCTTCCCAGAACCGCAcagctggtgtgtgtgtgagcgtgcccACGCGCGTGTTTAGGGAAGGGAGCTCCAGAGGAAACAAATCCCATTCCTCAGTCCTGTGGCTCTGGGAGCTCAGCTTCGTGCTAACTTCCTTCTGTTGACACAAATGACTGTGGCCTGATGGTACCAGTTATCCTTTGGGTGAGGAGCCAGGATTCAGTCCCGAGTTATTCGTGAGCCCTGAGAACCAGCGCTGTCTCGGGATTATACAGTGTGTTTGCATTGATGGTGCTGGTCTTTCCAGCTCTGAGTTCTGACATGCTTCGGCAGTCAAAGCAATCGATGCCTTGTCCTGGATACAGGGAGACCCTTACAGGGGGCTGCAGACCCCGTACCTCTACCCACTTTGGATAACGCTTTATGGCCCACTCCCAGTAGCCCTTCCCCATTGGGTCCAGTCCACCCCTCGCCCGGGGAGTCCTCTGTGGGCAGTGTGAACCCCCAGTGGACGCCTAACACCTCTCCCTTGTCTCTTTCACCTCCAGTCTCCCACCAGCGGAGTGGAAATAAACTTTCCGGGCTAAGTTAGATGGATGGTCCCCATTAGCCTGGCGGGCTGccccccctcctgcctccccaccgACTCCCCTTGTCAAAGGAGGTGCTTCGGTGTGCGGGGCAGGCTGGGGGGACAAGAGCATCTGGGTGGGGGTTGGAGGCGCCCTGCCCCTCGAGCAGGAATGGTGCCCCCGGGGAAGAAACCAGCCGGAGAGGCTTCCAACTCCAATAAGAAGTGCAAGCGTTACTTCAACGAGCACTGGAAAGAGGAGTTCACCTGGCTGGACTTCGACTACGAGCGGAAGTTGATGTTTTGCCTAGAGTGCCGCCAGGCCCTGGTGCGGAACAAGCACGGCAAAGCGGAGAACGCCTTCACTGTGGGCACCGACAACTTCCAGCGCCATGCCCTGCTGCGCCACGTGACCTCGGGGGCCCACCGCCAGGCTCTGGCCGTCAACCGGGGCCGGCCCACTTTTGAGGGCCAGGCTGAGGGTGGAGGGACCTGTCCGGGCCTGGCGACCACCCCCAGCTTCAGGAGTGTCAAGGTGGAAGCGAACCCGGCCAAGGTGGCCGTGCTGACCACGGTGTACTGCATGGCCAAGGAGGACGTGCCTGACAACCGCTGCTCTGCCCTGCTCGAGCTACAGAGGTTCAACCTGTGCCAGGCGCTGCTGGGCATGGAGCACGGCGATTACTACAGTCCTAGGAGGGTGAGGGACATGCAGGTGGGTGGCAGCCAGGGCTGTGGGGGAGGGACTGAGGAGGGAGAACATCGAGCCATCTGGGCATGGTACCAGCACGCCAGGCCCCCGGGCAGCAGCCAAAGCACTTCATTCACACCTTCGCCCATCAGAGCCTTCACTGAGGGCGTACCAGGTGCCAGCTCCTGGGTGCCCAACAGTGAAGAGGCCGGACCAGGCCCTGTCCTCAAGGGCTCAGGTCCGCTCCCCTCACTACCTAGGTCAGAGGTTGCAAACTGGTGGCCTGGGAGCTCGATTGGCCCACAGATGTGTTTTGGTGGTTTTCACAgtttttaagaaaacttaaattaGTCTCcaagataaacaaaaaacaacaacaacaaaaaaacaagagattACATATAAAAATGTGGATTTGTGACTTCTACTAAAAAGCTAGGTCCTGTGCAGTCAGGGCATGAAGTTCTGGAGTTGGAGAGCAGGGCATGGGCTTCCCCATTCCCTTTGGTTTATCCCTGGCTCACTTCAAGGTCAGTATCACCCATGTGGCCCCTGGGGGCATGCATATTGCAGCTCTGAGCTAGGCACTGGCTGTATGAGTCCTGGGGGCTggtaagggggtgggggagttggATCTCATCGCCCAGAGAGATGACAAACAGCACACAGTTGGGGCCCTTTGTAACTAGTAGGGAGTCAACGTGTCTATCAGTTAATCCCTGAGCAGCAGAGCAGAGGGAGACCCCAGGAATAAGGCTGACAGGGGCAATGCtgtagaaaaacacacacacacaaaacgctGTAGAATCTTTATGGTTCCTAAAGCATTTTTACACGTACAACACAAAATTACattgatgggaattccctggcggtccagtggttaggactccacgctttcactgatgagggcccgggttcagtccctggtcagggcactaagATATGAGTCACAACAACCTTTTGAGGAGCTTGGGGGCAGGTATCAGCCTGGTTTTagagctgaggaaacagagatgaacagcgaggtgaaatgatttgcccaaggtcacacagtcagtaagtggcaaagctagGGTTAGTCTGACCCCAGGCCTGTGCTCTTTCTATCACCccaccctgcctgcctccccttcCCAGGACAAGCCTAactctgtcctccctccctttctttccctggcTGTCCCAGGTGGCCATTGCCAGTGTCTTGCACACAGAGGCCTGCCAACGCCTGAAGGCATCCCCGTATGTGGGCCTGGTGTTGGACGAGACCAGGGACTGGCCTGAGTCCCACAATCTGGCCTTGTTTGCCACTTCGGTGTCCCCCTGCGATGGCCAGCCTGCCACCACCTTCCTGGGCAGTGTGGAGCTACAGGAAGGCGAGGCCACTGCTGGCCAACTCCTGGACATTCTGCAGGCTTTCGGCGTGTCTGCATCCAAGCTGGCCTGGCTCAGCTCAAGCCTCCCCAGTGACCGCCTGGGGAGCGTGGGCCCGCAGCTCCAGGCTGCCTGCCCACTGCTCATGGAGCTGCACTGCCTCCCCGGCCGGACAGATCCCAAGCCCCCTGCCTACCTAGGTGAATATGAAAGTGTGCTGGATGCCCTATTCCGCCTCCATGGTGGCCCCAGTTCCCACGTGGTCCCTGAGCTCCGGGCGGCACTGGACCTTGCAGCTATTGACTTGGCAGGACCACGGCCAGTGCCCTGGGCCTCCCTGCTGCCTGTGGTGGAAGCAGTGGCTGAGGCTTGGCCTTGCCTGGTGCCCACGCTGGAGGCCTCTGCCCCAGCCTCACCTACAACCAGGGCACTGGCCCTCGCCCTGCGCCAGTTCACCTTTGTGGCCTTCACCCACCTCCTGCTGGATGCTCTGCCGTCCGTGCAGAAGCTCGCCCTTGTCCTGCAGCCAGAAGAGCCGGACTTGGCCTTGCTGCAACCGCTGGTGACGGCAGCTGCAGCCTCCCTCCAAGCGCAGCGCAGCTCAGGTGGGGCGCGTCTCCAGGGCTTCCTGCAGGAACTGGCAACCTCCAGCCCTGACTTGGGCCGCGGCCGCTGCACCTACCGCGGTGTGGAGCTGGTGGGCTACTCCGAGGCTGCGGTCCAGGGCTTGGAGCGGCTGCGGGGGGCTTTCCTGGACTCCATGCGGAGGGGGCTGCGGGACTCCTACCCCGGGCCCTCGCTGGACGCCGTGGCCGCCTTGGCGGCGATCTTCGACCCCCGCCGCTACCCGCAGGCACCCGAGGAGCTGGGCGCGCACGGCGAGGGGGCGCTGCGCGTCCTGTTGCGCGCCTTCGCCCCCGCCGTGGTGTGCCAGCGGGCGCTGGGCGACTTCGCGCTCTTCAAGCGCGTGGTGTGCAGcctggggcggctgggcccgcgggCCCTGTGCGCCAAGCTGGCGTGCGCGCGCTCTGAACTGCACGAGCTCTTCCCTGACTTCGCCGCCCTCGCCTCCCTGGCCTTGGCGCTGCCCGCGGGCGCCGGCCTCCTGGACAAGGTCGGCCGCAGCCGGGAGCTGCGGTGGTgggggccgggcggggcgggggaagGCCGGGGCGGCCCCGCGGTGAAGATCGCGGTGGATGGGCCGCCGCTGCACGAGTTTGACTTTGCGCTGGCGGTGGAGTTCCTAGAGAGTGGGTGGGGCGAGGGGCTCCTGGGCTCGCAGCTCACGTGAGGGCGGCCTCCTCTCCTCTGTCCAGCCAACCCGGGGCCCTAGGCTCTCTAAGGGCCAAGCCGGACTTGACTGTGCTGCACCCAAGCTGACCTCCTAGCTGTGGCCTCCCACCCAACTTCCCCGTGCTTCCTCTGCTCCACGCTGAGTACTAACCCAGCCCCGTGGGCTGTGGAGGAGGGGCTGGATCGGGGGCGGGGCTCGGGCCAGTGGGCAGAGGTGCTGGGGTCTGGGGCACCCTAAATATCACTCCTGACCTTTCCAGAGTTTGGTGAGAGTAGCACACCCCTTTCCCTCTGAACTCAGCCCAAGTTTTGGTCCTAGAAAAGTTGAGGGGCTATTGGttggagggaggaagacagggTCTGCGCAATTCAGGGGTTGAAGGAGAGGAGACTGGGTCCTTGACTGTTGGCCCCCACTTCTAGCAACATCTCTTCAGATGTGACTGGAGAGCAGATGACCGCCCTTGTTTTTGACACACAGCACAGCACCCTCTCTGTGCACAAGCTAACAGTTCAAGGGAAGTGGTGGTGCCCTCCTCACCAGT from the Delphinus delphis chromosome 19, mDelDel1.2, whole genome shotgun sequence genome contains:
- the C19H17orf113 gene encoding uncharacterized protein C17orf113 homolog, producing the protein MVPPGKKPAGEASNSNKKCKRYFNEHWKEEFTWLDFDYERKLMFCLECRQALVRNKHGKAENAFTVGTDNFQRHALLRHVTSGAHRQALAVNRGRPTFEGQAEGGGTCPGLATTPSFRSVKVEANPAKVAVLTTVYCMAKEDVPDNRCSALLELQRFNLCQALLGMEHGDYYSPRRVRDMQVAIASVLHTEACQRLKASPYVGLVLDETRDWPESHNLALFATSVSPCDGQPATTFLGSVELQEGEATAGQLLDILQAFGVSASKLAWLSSSLPSDRLGSVGPQLQAACPLLMELHCLPGRTDPKPPAYLGEYESVLDALFRLHGGPSSHVVPELRAALDLAAIDLAGPRPVPWASLLPVVEAVAEAWPCLVPTLEASAPASPTTRALALALRQFTFVAFTHLLLDALPSVQKLALVLQPEEPDLALLQPLVTAAAASLQAQRSSGGARLQGFLQELATSSPDLGRGRCTYRGVELVGYSEAAVQGLERLRGAFLDSMRRGLRDSYPGPSLDAVAALAAIFDPRRYPQAPEELGAHGEGALRVLLRAFAPAVVCQRALGDFALFKRVVCSLGRLGPRALCAKLACARSELHELFPDFAALASLALALPAGAGLLDKVGRSRELRWWGPGGAGEGRGGPAVKIAVDGPPLHEFDFALAVEFLESGWGEGLLGSQLT